From Juglans regia cultivar Chandler chromosome 6, Walnut 2.0, whole genome shotgun sequence, the proteins below share one genomic window:
- the LOC108998350 gene encoding probable leucine-rich repeat receptor-like protein kinase At5g49770 isoform X1, which yields MKLQLLFLVLFLSGIHFIDSFTDPHDVAVLNALKAAWKNTPPSWGYSEDPCGLPVWDGVTCNNNSRVTVLKLSTMDLEGKLEGDIGELTELTSLDLSHNRRLTGSLSPRLGNLKKLTILLLAGCTFSGDIPDELGNLSELYFLALNSNNLTGKIPPSLGKLSKLYWLDIADNMLTGPLPISTSTAPGLDLLLEAKHFHFNKNHLSGPIPGKLFSSNMSLIHILFNGNQLSGSIPPTLGLVQSLEVLRLDRNALTGSVPDLSNLTNIVELNLAKNNLTGALPDLTQMKNLNYLDLSNNSFEPSEAPTWFSALSSLTTLIMEYGSLQGPVPQELFSFPQIQQVKLKNNIFNATLDMGENISPQLKLVDLQNNQISSVTVSNNYLDSLILVGNPVCHSTILEDSYCHQQQQPTKPYSTSLANCGSTLCPLNQKCKPQSCECAYPYEGTLYFRGPLFRELSNVTVFHLLEISLWVNLSLLPGSVYIQDTRFNSDDSLQMQLALFPSIGKYFNRSEIQRIGFSLTYQEHKLPHMLGPYYFVAYPYAFPAKRGKTYISTGVIVGIGIFCASLVLGLLGVGIYAIRQKKRAEEAIGSSELFATWASSGNDSTGAPQLKGARLFSYDELQTCTNNFAERNVIGSGGYGQVYRGMLSDGQVVAIKRAQQGSMQGALEFKTEIELLSRVHHKNLVGLVGFCFEQGEQMLVYEFMPNGTIRDSLSGKSGIYLDWKRRLHVALGSARGLAYLHELANPPIIHRDVKSTNILLDENLTAKVADFGLSKLVSDALTCHVSTQVKGTMGYLDPEYYQTQQLTAKSDVYSFGVFMLELLTAKRPIEKRKFIVRQVRMMMNKDDEEHYGLRDMIDSSIRDTTNLIGLGQFLEISMQSVEDLPEDRPTMSEVVKALETILQNDGVATNTSTTDFGASTDASKHPYNNPWPKKDVSSIDAFDYSGAYSVSTRVLEPK from the exons ATGAAGTTGCAGCTGCTCTTTCtggttttgtttctttcagGAATTCACTTCATCGACTCATTTACTGATCCTCATGATG TTGCAGTACTCAACGCCCTGAAGGCCGCGTGGAAAAACACACCACCAAGCTGGGGGTATTCTGAGGATCCCTGTGGATTACCCGTTTGGGATGGAGTTACTTGCAACAACAATTCTAGGGTTACTGTCTT GAAATTATCAAcgatggaccttgaagggaagcttgaaggtgacattgggGAACTCACTGAATTGACATCATT GGACCTATCACATAACCGCAGGCTCACAGGTTCCCTCTCTCCACGGCTagggaatttgaaaaagctaACTATCCT ACTCCTAGCTGGTTGCACCTTCAGTGGTGACATTCCAGATGAATTGGGAAATCTTTCAGAACTCTACTTCTT gGCTCTCAATTCAAACAACTTAACTGGAAAGATACCTCCATCTTTGGGTAAACTCTCCAAACTCTACTGGCTAGACATCGCGGATAATATGTTGACTGGACCTCTCCCAATATCAACCTCCACAGCCCCAGGCTTGGACCTTCTTTTGGAGGCTAAACACTT CCATTTCAATAAGAACCACCTTTCAGGTCCCATTCCAGGCAAACTATTCAGCTCTAATATGAGTTTGATACACAT ATTATTTAATGGAAATCAACTTTCTGGAAGTATCCCGCCAACATTAGGACTTGTACAAAGTCTTGAAGTTCT TCGGCTTGACAGAAATGCTCTGACAGGAAGTGTCCCAGATCTCAGCAACCTAACAAATATCGTTGAATT GAATTTAGCGAAAAATAATCTGACTGGCGCATTACCAGACTTAACTCAAATGAAGAATCTCAATTACTT GGACCTTAGTAATAACTCATTTGAGCCATCAGAAGCTCCAACGTGGTTCTCAGCCTTATCATCACTCACCACACT GATTATGGAATATGGATCACTTCAAGGGCCTGTACCACAAGAACTGTTTAGCTTTCCACAAATACAGCAAGT gaaattgaaaaacaacatatttaatGCCACATTGGACATGGGTGAAAACATCAGCCCACAACTAAAGCTTGTTGATTTACAAAACAACCAAATTTCTTCTGTAACTGTGAGCAATAATTACCTTGATTCCTTAAT ACTAGTAGGAAACCCAGTGTGTCACTCTACTATATTGGAGGATTCTTACTGCCATCAACAGCAACAACCAACAAAGCCCTATTCTACTAGCCTGGCTAATTGTGGAAGTACATTATGTCCTCTTAATCAAAAGTGCAAGCCTCAAAGTTGTGAATGCGCCTATCCATATGAAGGGACATTATATTTTAGAGGACCCCTTTTCAGGGAATTGTCCAATGTAACTGTATTTCATTTACTGGAAATTAGCTTGTGGGTGAACCTGAGTCTCCTTCCGGGTTCAGTTTATATTCAAGATACCAGATTCAATTCTGATGACTCTCTTCAAATGCAATTGGCACTCTTTCCATCAATCGGAAAATACTTTAATCGATCAGAGATTCAGAGAATTGGGTTCTCCTTGACTTATCAAGAACATAAGCTACCTCATATGCTTGGACCCTATTATTTCGTGGCATATCCTTATGCTTTCCCAG CCAAACGTGGAAAAACTTATATTAGCACTGGTGTAATAGTTgggattggaattttttgtgCCAGTTTGGTACTGGGGCTCCTGGGAGTAGGGATATATGCCATTCGACAAAAGAAACGTGCAGAAGAAGCCATTGGATCAAGTGAACTGTTTG CTACTTGGGCATCAAGTGGCAATGATAGCACTGGTGCACCACAGTTAAAAGGTGCAAGATTGTTCTCTTATGATGAACTCCAAACATGCACCAATAATTTTGCCGAGAGAAATGTGATAGGTTCTGGGGGGTATGGCCAG GTTTATAGAGGGATGCTTTCTGATGGACAAGTTGTTGCTATCAAAAGGGCTCAACAAGGATCAATGCAGGGTGCACTTGAGTTCAAGACTGAAATTGAATTACTTTCCAGAGTTCATCACAAGAATCTTGTTGGTCTTGtgggtttttgttttgaacAAGGAGAGCAGATGCTGGTCTATGAATTTATGCCTAATGGAACAATTAGAGATAGCTTATCAG GAAAATCTGGCATTTATCTTGATTGGAAGAGAAGACTCCACGTTGCTCTTGGTTCAGCCAGAGGATTAGCTTACCTACATGAGCTTGCTAATCCTCCTATCATCCATAGAGATGTTAAGTCCACGAATATTCTGTTGGATGAAAATTTGACCGCAAAGGTTGCAGATTTTGGCTTGTCTAAGCTAGTATCAGATGCTTTGACATGCCATGTTTCAACTCAAGTCAAAGGTACGATG GGTTATCTGGATCCTGAATATTACCAGACTCAACAGTTAACTGCGAAGAGTGATGTTTACAGCTTTGGAGTGTTTATGCTTGAACTACTAACAGCCAAGCGACCGATTGAGAAGAGAAAGTTCATCGTCCGCCAAGTAAGAATGATGATGAACAAGGATGATGAAGAGCACTATGGCTTGCGGGATATGATTGATTCATCCATTAGAGACACAACAAATCTTATAGGGCTTGGGCAATTCTTGGAAATTAGTATGCAAAGCGTTGAAGATTTACCTGAAGACCGTCCAACAATGAGTGAAGTAGTAAAGGCACTTGAAACTATATTACAAAACGATGGGGTGGCTACAAACACATCTACAACTGACTTTGGAGCTTCAACTGATGCTTCTAAGCATCCTTACAATAATCCTTGGCCCAAAAAGGATGTTAGCAGCATTGATGCCTTTGATTATAGTGGTGCATACAGTGTCTCAACAAGAGTACTTGAACCCAAGTAG
- the LOC108998350 gene encoding probable leucine-rich repeat receptor-like protein kinase At5g49770 isoform X2, with the protein MDLEGKLEGDIGELTELTSLDLSHNRRLTGSLSPRLGNLKKLTILLLAGCTFSGDIPDELGNLSELYFLALNSNNLTGKIPPSLGKLSKLYWLDIADNMLTGPLPISTSTAPGLDLLLEAKHFHFNKNHLSGPIPGKLFSSNMSLIHILFNGNQLSGSIPPTLGLVQSLEVLRLDRNALTGSVPDLSNLTNIVELNLAKNNLTGALPDLTQMKNLNYLDLSNNSFEPSEAPTWFSALSSLTTLIMEYGSLQGPVPQELFSFPQIQQVKLKNNIFNATLDMGENISPQLKLVDLQNNQISSVTVSNNYLDSLILVGNPVCHSTILEDSYCHQQQQPTKPYSTSLANCGSTLCPLNQKCKPQSCECAYPYEGTLYFRGPLFRELSNVTVFHLLEISLWVNLSLLPGSVYIQDTRFNSDDSLQMQLALFPSIGKYFNRSEIQRIGFSLTYQEHKLPHMLGPYYFVAYPYAFPAKRGKTYISTGVIVGIGIFCASLVLGLLGVGIYAIRQKKRAEEAIGSSELFATWASSGNDSTGAPQLKGARLFSYDELQTCTNNFAERNVIGSGGYGQVYRGMLSDGQVVAIKRAQQGSMQGALEFKTEIELLSRVHHKNLVGLVGFCFEQGEQMLVYEFMPNGTIRDSLSGKSGIYLDWKRRLHVALGSARGLAYLHELANPPIIHRDVKSTNILLDENLTAKVADFGLSKLVSDALTCHVSTQVKGTMGYLDPEYYQTQQLTAKSDVYSFGVFMLELLTAKRPIEKRKFIVRQVRMMMNKDDEEHYGLRDMIDSSIRDTTNLIGLGQFLEISMQSVEDLPEDRPTMSEVVKALETILQNDGVATNTSTTDFGASTDASKHPYNNPWPKKDVSSIDAFDYSGAYSVSTRVLEPK; encoded by the exons atggaccttgaagggaagcttgaaggtgacattgggGAACTCACTGAATTGACATCATT GGACCTATCACATAACCGCAGGCTCACAGGTTCCCTCTCTCCACGGCTagggaatttgaaaaagctaACTATCCT ACTCCTAGCTGGTTGCACCTTCAGTGGTGACATTCCAGATGAATTGGGAAATCTTTCAGAACTCTACTTCTT gGCTCTCAATTCAAACAACTTAACTGGAAAGATACCTCCATCTTTGGGTAAACTCTCCAAACTCTACTGGCTAGACATCGCGGATAATATGTTGACTGGACCTCTCCCAATATCAACCTCCACAGCCCCAGGCTTGGACCTTCTTTTGGAGGCTAAACACTT CCATTTCAATAAGAACCACCTTTCAGGTCCCATTCCAGGCAAACTATTCAGCTCTAATATGAGTTTGATACACAT ATTATTTAATGGAAATCAACTTTCTGGAAGTATCCCGCCAACATTAGGACTTGTACAAAGTCTTGAAGTTCT TCGGCTTGACAGAAATGCTCTGACAGGAAGTGTCCCAGATCTCAGCAACCTAACAAATATCGTTGAATT GAATTTAGCGAAAAATAATCTGACTGGCGCATTACCAGACTTAACTCAAATGAAGAATCTCAATTACTT GGACCTTAGTAATAACTCATTTGAGCCATCAGAAGCTCCAACGTGGTTCTCAGCCTTATCATCACTCACCACACT GATTATGGAATATGGATCACTTCAAGGGCCTGTACCACAAGAACTGTTTAGCTTTCCACAAATACAGCAAGT gaaattgaaaaacaacatatttaatGCCACATTGGACATGGGTGAAAACATCAGCCCACAACTAAAGCTTGTTGATTTACAAAACAACCAAATTTCTTCTGTAACTGTGAGCAATAATTACCTTGATTCCTTAAT ACTAGTAGGAAACCCAGTGTGTCACTCTACTATATTGGAGGATTCTTACTGCCATCAACAGCAACAACCAACAAAGCCCTATTCTACTAGCCTGGCTAATTGTGGAAGTACATTATGTCCTCTTAATCAAAAGTGCAAGCCTCAAAGTTGTGAATGCGCCTATCCATATGAAGGGACATTATATTTTAGAGGACCCCTTTTCAGGGAATTGTCCAATGTAACTGTATTTCATTTACTGGAAATTAGCTTGTGGGTGAACCTGAGTCTCCTTCCGGGTTCAGTTTATATTCAAGATACCAGATTCAATTCTGATGACTCTCTTCAAATGCAATTGGCACTCTTTCCATCAATCGGAAAATACTTTAATCGATCAGAGATTCAGAGAATTGGGTTCTCCTTGACTTATCAAGAACATAAGCTACCTCATATGCTTGGACCCTATTATTTCGTGGCATATCCTTATGCTTTCCCAG CCAAACGTGGAAAAACTTATATTAGCACTGGTGTAATAGTTgggattggaattttttgtgCCAGTTTGGTACTGGGGCTCCTGGGAGTAGGGATATATGCCATTCGACAAAAGAAACGTGCAGAAGAAGCCATTGGATCAAGTGAACTGTTTG CTACTTGGGCATCAAGTGGCAATGATAGCACTGGTGCACCACAGTTAAAAGGTGCAAGATTGTTCTCTTATGATGAACTCCAAACATGCACCAATAATTTTGCCGAGAGAAATGTGATAGGTTCTGGGGGGTATGGCCAG GTTTATAGAGGGATGCTTTCTGATGGACAAGTTGTTGCTATCAAAAGGGCTCAACAAGGATCAATGCAGGGTGCACTTGAGTTCAAGACTGAAATTGAATTACTTTCCAGAGTTCATCACAAGAATCTTGTTGGTCTTGtgggtttttgttttgaacAAGGAGAGCAGATGCTGGTCTATGAATTTATGCCTAATGGAACAATTAGAGATAGCTTATCAG GAAAATCTGGCATTTATCTTGATTGGAAGAGAAGACTCCACGTTGCTCTTGGTTCAGCCAGAGGATTAGCTTACCTACATGAGCTTGCTAATCCTCCTATCATCCATAGAGATGTTAAGTCCACGAATATTCTGTTGGATGAAAATTTGACCGCAAAGGTTGCAGATTTTGGCTTGTCTAAGCTAGTATCAGATGCTTTGACATGCCATGTTTCAACTCAAGTCAAAGGTACGATG GGTTATCTGGATCCTGAATATTACCAGACTCAACAGTTAACTGCGAAGAGTGATGTTTACAGCTTTGGAGTGTTTATGCTTGAACTACTAACAGCCAAGCGACCGATTGAGAAGAGAAAGTTCATCGTCCGCCAAGTAAGAATGATGATGAACAAGGATGATGAAGAGCACTATGGCTTGCGGGATATGATTGATTCATCCATTAGAGACACAACAAATCTTATAGGGCTTGGGCAATTCTTGGAAATTAGTATGCAAAGCGTTGAAGATTTACCTGAAGACCGTCCAACAATGAGTGAAGTAGTAAAGGCACTTGAAACTATATTACAAAACGATGGGGTGGCTACAAACACATCTACAACTGACTTTGGAGCTTCAACTGATGCTTCTAAGCATCCTTACAATAATCCTTGGCCCAAAAAGGATGTTAGCAGCATTGATGCCTTTGATTATAGTGGTGCATACAGTGTCTCAACAAGAGTACTTGAACCCAAGTAG